A stretch of the Pongo pygmaeus isolate AG05252 chromosome 16, NHGRI_mPonPyg2-v2.0_pri, whole genome shotgun sequence genome encodes the following:
- the LOC129014678 gene encoding golgin subfamily A member 6-like protein 1 isoform X3, with translation MLMWPQPHIPDNPHLPTHPHLPTHPHLPTHPHLPTHPHLTTHPHLPTHPHLPTHPHLPSHPHLPTHPHLTTHPHLPTHPRPPTQPHLPTQPHLPTQPTMYKETRQNKLAEAKEKLRDHHAQTNPSVGAGASDAKKKKINNGTNPESTTSDGCHSPEDKQQNRAQLEEEKKANHQHQEALRRELEAQVHTIRILTCQKTELQTALYYSQQAVKQLEGEARDLIGRLHDSWKFAGELEQALSAVTTQKEKADKYIEELTKERDTLSLELYRNTITDEELKEKNAELQEKLRLIESEKCEIQLNVKELKRKLERAKLLLPQQLQAEADHLGKELQSVSAKLQAQVEENELWNRLNQQQEEKMWSQEEKIREREEKIREREEKIQEQEEKIREQEEKMQRQEEMMREKEEKIRELEEKIHEQEKIREEEEKRQEQEKIREQEKRLEQEEKMWRQEEKIHKQEEKIREQEEKMWRQEEKMHEQEKIREEEKRQEQEEKMWRQEEKIREQEEMWRQKEKMHQQEEKIREQEEKMWRQEEKIREQEKKMGRQEEKIWEQEEKMGRQEEKIREQEEKMHKQEEKMWRQEEKMHEQEKIREEEKRQEQEEKIWRQEEKIREQEKMWRQKEKMREQEEKIREQEEKMWRQEEKVRKQKDMMREQEEKIHEQEEMMQEQEEKMQEQEEKMRRQEEKMWEQEVRLRHQEEKMQELEEHLEAAIYRADDKNAKTINM, from the exons ATGCTGATGTGGCCCCAACCCCACATCCCTGAcaatccccacctccctacccatccccacctccctacccacccccacctccctacccatccccacctccctacacacccccacctcactacacacccccacctccctacacacccccacctccctacccacccccacctcccttcgcacccccacctccctacacacccccacctaactacccacccccacctccctacccatcccCGCCCCCCTACCcaaccccacctccctacccaaccccacctccctacccaacCCACGATGTACAAAGAAACCCGACAGAACAAATTGGCCGAGGCCAAGGAAAAG TTGAGAGACCATCATGCCCAGACCAACCCTAGTGTTGGTGCAGGAGCAAGCGAcgccaaaaagaagaaaataaataatggcacTAACCCTGAGTCAACCACTTCTGATGGTTGCCACTCACCTGAGGAT AAACAACAGAACCGAGCTCAGCTGGAAGAA gaaaagaAGGCAAACCACCAACATCAGGAAGCTCTAAGGAGGGAGctagag GCCCAGGTTCATACCATACGAATCCTTACATGTCAGAAAACCGAGCTTCAGACGGCACTCTATTACAGCCAGCAAGCTGTCAAGCAGTTGGAAG GAGAGGCCAGGGATCTGATCGGCCGCCTGCATGATTCATGGAAGTTTGCAGGAGAGTTAGAGCAGGCTCTCTCTGCCGTCACTACACAGAAGGAGAAGGCGGATAAG TACATCGAGGAGTTAACAAAGGAGAGGGACACCCTGAGTCTGGAACTGTACAGGAACAC CATAACCGATGAGgagctgaaggagaaaaatgcCGAACTACAAGAAAAACTTCGACTTATAGAATCTGAAAAGTGTGAGATCCAGCTCAACGTAAAGGAgctaaaaagaaagctggagaggGCCAAGCTCCTGCTGCCACAG cagctgcaggcgGAGGCTGACCACCTGGGTAAGGAGCTGCAGAGTGTGTCAGCAAAGCTCCAAGCCCAGGTGGAAGAGAACGAGTTGTGGAACCGCCTGAACCAGcaacaggaggagaagatgtggagccaggaggagaagatacgggagagggaggagaagatacgggagcggGAGGAGAAGATAcaagagcaggaggagaagatacgggagcaggaggagaagatgcagaggcaggaggagatgatgcgagagaaggaggagaagatacgggagctgGAGGAGAAGATACACGAGCAGGAAAAGAtacgggaggaggaggagaagaggcaggagcaggagaagaTACGTGAGCAGGAgaagaggctggagcaggaggagaagatgtggaggcaggaggagaagatacacaagcaggaggagaagatacgggagcaggaggagaagatgtggaggcaggaggagaagatgcatgagcaggagaagatacgggaggaggagaagaggcaggagcaggaggagaagatgtggaggcaggaggagaagatacgggagcaggaggagatgtggaggcagaaggagaagatgcaccagcaggaggagaagatacgggagcaggaggagaagatgtggaggcaggaggagaagatacgggagcaggagaagaagatggggaggcaggaggagaagatatgggagcaggaggagaagatggggaggcaggaggagaagatacgggagcaggaggagaagatgcacaagcaggaggagaagatgtggaggcaggaggagaagatgcacgagcaggagaagatacgggaggaggagaagaggcaggagcaggaggagaagatatggaggcaggaggagaagatacgggagcaggagaagatgtggaggcagaaggagaagatgcgtgagcaggaggaaaagatacgggagcaggaggagaagatgtggaggcaggaggagaaggtgCGGAAGCAGAAAGATATGAtgcgggagcaggaggagaagatacatgAGCAGGAGGAGATGATGCAGGAACAGGAAGAGAAGATGCAGgaacaggaggagaagatgcggaggcaggaggagaagatgtgggagCAGGAAGTGAGGCTGCGGcaccaggaggagaagatgcaggaactggag
- the LOC129014678 gene encoding golgin subfamily A member 6-like protein 1 isoform X2, which translates to MLMWPQPHIPDNPHLPTHPHLPTHPHLPTHPHLPTHPHLTTHPHLPTHPHLPTHPHLPSHPHLPTHPHLTTHPHLPTHPRPPTQPHLPTQPHLPTQPTMYKETRQNKLAEAKEKLRDHHAQTNPSVGAGASDAKKKKINNGTNPESTTSDGCHSPEDEKKANHQHQEALRRELEAQVHTIRILTCQKTELQTALYYSQQAVKQLEGEARDLIGRLHDSWKFAGELEQALSAVTTQKEKADKYIEELTKERDTLSLELYRNTITDEELKEKNAELQEKLRLIESEKCEIQLNVKELKRKLERAKLLLPQQQLQAEADHLGKELQSVSAKLQAQVEENELWNRLNQQQEEKMWSQEEKIREREEKIREREEKIQEQEEKIREQEEKMQRQEEMMREKEEKIRELEEKIHEQEKIREEEEKRQEQEKIREQEKRLEQEEKMWRQEEKIHKQEEKIREQEEKMWRQEEKMHEQEKIREEEKRQEQEEKMWRQEEKIREQEEMWRQKEKMHQQEEKIREQEEKMWRQEEKIREQEKKMGRQEEKIWEQEEKMGRQEEKIREQEEKMHKQEEKMWRQEEKMHEQEKIREEEKRQEQEEKIWRQEEKIREQEKMWRQKEKMREQEEKIREQEEKMWRQEEKVRKQKDMMREQEEKIHEQEEMMQEQEEKMQEQEEKMRRQEEKMWEQEVRLRHQEEKMQELEEHLEAAIYRADDKNAKTINM; encoded by the exons ATGCTGATGTGGCCCCAACCCCACATCCCTGAcaatccccacctccctacccatccccacctccctacccacccccacctccctacccatccccacctccctacacacccccacctcactacacacccccacctccctacacacccccacctccctacccacccccacctcccttcgcacccccacctccctacacacccccacctaactacccacccccacctccctacccatcccCGCCCCCCTACCcaaccccacctccctacccaaccccacctccctacccaacCCACGATGTACAAAGAAACCCGACAGAACAAATTGGCCGAGGCCAAGGAAAAG TTGAGAGACCATCATGCCCAGACCAACCCTAGTGTTGGTGCAGGAGCAAGCGAcgccaaaaagaagaaaataaataatggcacTAACCCTGAGTCAACCACTTCTGATGGTTGCCACTCACCTGAGGAT gaaaagaAGGCAAACCACCAACATCAGGAAGCTCTAAGGAGGGAGctagag GCCCAGGTTCATACCATACGAATCCTTACATGTCAGAAAACCGAGCTTCAGACGGCACTCTATTACAGCCAGCAAGCTGTCAAGCAGTTGGAAG GAGAGGCCAGGGATCTGATCGGCCGCCTGCATGATTCATGGAAGTTTGCAGGAGAGTTAGAGCAGGCTCTCTCTGCCGTCACTACACAGAAGGAGAAGGCGGATAAG TACATCGAGGAGTTAACAAAGGAGAGGGACACCCTGAGTCTGGAACTGTACAGGAACAC CATAACCGATGAGgagctgaaggagaaaaatgcCGAACTACAAGAAAAACTTCGACTTATAGAATCTGAAAAGTGTGAGATCCAGCTCAACGTAAAGGAgctaaaaagaaagctggagaggGCCAAGCTCCTGCTGCCACAG cagcagctgcaggcgGAGGCTGACCACCTGGGTAAGGAGCTGCAGAGTGTGTCAGCAAAGCTCCAAGCCCAGGTGGAAGAGAACGAGTTGTGGAACCGCCTGAACCAGcaacaggaggagaagatgtggagccaggaggagaagatacgggagagggaggagaagatacgggagcggGAGGAGAAGATAcaagagcaggaggagaagatacgggagcaggaggagaagatgcagaggcaggaggagatgatgcgagagaaggaggagaagatacgggagctgGAGGAGAAGATACACGAGCAGGAAAAGAtacgggaggaggaggagaagaggcaggagcaggagaagaTACGTGAGCAGGAgaagaggctggagcaggaggagaagatgtggaggcaggaggagaagatacacaagcaggaggagaagatacgggagcaggaggagaagatgtggaggcaggaggagaagatgcatgagcaggagaagatacgggaggaggagaagaggcaggagcaggaggagaagatgtggaggcaggaggagaagatacgggagcaggaggagatgtggaggcagaaggagaagatgcaccagcaggaggagaagatacgggagcaggaggagaagatgtggaggcaggaggagaagatacgggagcaggagaagaagatggggaggcaggaggagaagatatgggagcaggaggagaagatggggaggcaggaggagaagatacgggagcaggaggagaagatgcacaagcaggaggagaagatgtggaggcaggaggagaagatgcacgagcaggagaagatacgggaggaggagaagaggcaggagcaggaggagaagatatggaggcaggaggagaagatacgggagcaggagaagatgtggaggcagaaggagaagatgcgtgagcaggaggaaaagatacgggagcaggaggagaagatgtggaggcaggaggagaaggtgCGGAAGCAGAAAGATATGAtgcgggagcaggaggagaagatacatgAGCAGGAGGAGATGATGCAGGAACAGGAAGAGAAGATGCAGgaacaggaggagaagatgcggaggcaggaggagaagatgtgggagCAGGAAGTGAGGCTGCGGcaccaggaggagaagatgcaggaactggag
- the LOC129014678 gene encoding golgin subfamily A member 6-like protein 1 isoform X1 — protein sequence MLMWPQPHIPDNPHLPTHPHLPTHPHLPTHPHLPTHPHLTTHPHLPTHPHLPTHPHLPSHPHLPTHPHLTTHPHLPTHPRPPTQPHLPTQPHLPTQPTMYKETRQNKLAEAKEKLRDHHAQTNPSVGAGASDAKKKKINNGTNPESTTSDGCHSPEDKQQNRAQLEEEKKANHQHQEALRRELEAQVHTIRILTCQKTELQTALYYSQQAVKQLEGEARDLIGRLHDSWKFAGELEQALSAVTTQKEKADKYIEELTKERDTLSLELYRNTITDEELKEKNAELQEKLRLIESEKCEIQLNVKELKRKLERAKLLLPQQQLQAEADHLGKELQSVSAKLQAQVEENELWNRLNQQQEEKMWSQEEKIREREEKIREREEKIQEQEEKIREQEEKMQRQEEMMREKEEKIRELEEKIHEQEKIREEEEKRQEQEKIREQEKRLEQEEKMWRQEEKIHKQEEKIREQEEKMWRQEEKMHEQEKIREEEKRQEQEEKMWRQEEKIREQEEMWRQKEKMHQQEEKIREQEEKMWRQEEKIREQEKKMGRQEEKIWEQEEKMGRQEEKIREQEEKMHKQEEKMWRQEEKMHEQEKIREEEKRQEQEEKIWRQEEKIREQEKMWRQKEKMREQEEKIREQEEKMWRQEEKVRKQKDMMREQEEKIHEQEEMMQEQEEKMQEQEEKMRRQEEKMWEQEVRLRHQEEKMQELEEHLEAAIYRADDKNAKTINM from the exons ATGCTGATGTGGCCCCAACCCCACATCCCTGAcaatccccacctccctacccatccccacctccctacccacccccacctccctacccatccccacctccctacacacccccacctcactacacacccccacctccctacacacccccacctccctacccacccccacctcccttcgcacccccacctccctacacacccccacctaactacccacccccacctccctacccatcccCGCCCCCCTACCcaaccccacctccctacccaaccccacctccctacccaacCCACGATGTACAAAGAAACCCGACAGAACAAATTGGCCGAGGCCAAGGAAAAG TTGAGAGACCATCATGCCCAGACCAACCCTAGTGTTGGTGCAGGAGCAAGCGAcgccaaaaagaagaaaataaataatggcacTAACCCTGAGTCAACCACTTCTGATGGTTGCCACTCACCTGAGGAT AAACAACAGAACCGAGCTCAGCTGGAAGAA gaaaagaAGGCAAACCACCAACATCAGGAAGCTCTAAGGAGGGAGctagag GCCCAGGTTCATACCATACGAATCCTTACATGTCAGAAAACCGAGCTTCAGACGGCACTCTATTACAGCCAGCAAGCTGTCAAGCAGTTGGAAG GAGAGGCCAGGGATCTGATCGGCCGCCTGCATGATTCATGGAAGTTTGCAGGAGAGTTAGAGCAGGCTCTCTCTGCCGTCACTACACAGAAGGAGAAGGCGGATAAG TACATCGAGGAGTTAACAAAGGAGAGGGACACCCTGAGTCTGGAACTGTACAGGAACAC CATAACCGATGAGgagctgaaggagaaaaatgcCGAACTACAAGAAAAACTTCGACTTATAGAATCTGAAAAGTGTGAGATCCAGCTCAACGTAAAGGAgctaaaaagaaagctggagaggGCCAAGCTCCTGCTGCCACAG cagcagctgcaggcgGAGGCTGACCACCTGGGTAAGGAGCTGCAGAGTGTGTCAGCAAAGCTCCAAGCCCAGGTGGAAGAGAACGAGTTGTGGAACCGCCTGAACCAGcaacaggaggagaagatgtggagccaggaggagaagatacgggagagggaggagaagatacgggagcggGAGGAGAAGATAcaagagcaggaggagaagatacgggagcaggaggagaagatgcagaggcaggaggagatgatgcgagagaaggaggagaagatacgggagctgGAGGAGAAGATACACGAGCAGGAAAAGAtacgggaggaggaggagaagaggcaggagcaggagaagaTACGTGAGCAGGAgaagaggctggagcaggaggagaagatgtggaggcaggaggagaagatacacaagcaggaggagaagatacgggagcaggaggagaagatgtggaggcaggaggagaagatgcatgagcaggagaagatacgggaggaggagaagaggcaggagcaggaggagaagatgtggaggcaggaggagaagatacgggagcaggaggagatgtggaggcagaaggagaagatgcaccagcaggaggagaagatacgggagcaggaggagaagatgtggaggcaggaggagaagatacgggagcaggagaagaagatggggaggcaggaggagaagatatgggagcaggaggagaagatggggaggcaggaggagaagatacgggagcaggaggagaagatgcacaagcaggaggagaagatgtggaggcaggaggagaagatgcacgagcaggagaagatacgggaggaggagaagaggcaggagcaggaggagaagatatggaggcaggaggagaagatacgggagcaggagaagatgtggaggcagaaggagaagatgcgtgagcaggaggaaaagatacgggagcaggaggagaagatgtggaggcaggaggagaaggtgCGGAAGCAGAAAGATATGAtgcgggagcaggaggagaagatacatgAGCAGGAGGAGATGATGCAGGAACAGGAAGAGAAGATGCAGgaacaggaggagaagatgcggaggcaggaggagaagatgtgggagCAGGAAGTGAGGCTGCGGcaccaggaggagaagatgcaggaactggag